One region of Macadamia integrifolia cultivar HAES 741 chromosome 11, SCU_Mint_v3, whole genome shotgun sequence genomic DNA includes:
- the LOC122094204 gene encoding uncharacterized zinc finger CCHC domain-containing protein At4g19190-like, with amino-acid sequence MEEEGGLGGTGSLGKLSKKLAEKAVEVDYKTKAGTAWSHSYLNQKPWHPLSYPNQRRKWIAEQTDAQRNRRAEEIAREFAQEQDFFRQTALVSKKEKEKVETMKAVSFMYVRPPGYNAESAKAAEIADERRRLEQDNSPPDSTAGAPPAMVPETMQGKGHSNGDRKKPRPKDVFGRALPTEEEFEVLKNAPRYIYFFCTIFHFFLYWKCTFRLLDIKVQTWSLL; translated from the exons atggaagaagaaggagggttGGGTGGAACTGGTAGCTTAGGGAAACTGAGCAAGAAGTTGGCGGAGAAGGCGGTGGAGGTGGACTACAAGACCAAGGCGGGCACAGCTTGGAGCCACTCCTATCTCAACCAGAAGCCCTGGCAccctctctcctatcccaaCCAACGTCGCAAATGGATCGCCGAGCAGACCGACGCCCAACGCAACCGTCGTGCAGAGGAAATTGCCAGAGAG TTTGCTCAGGAGCAGGACTTCTTCCGACAGACTGCTCTCgtctccaagaaagagaaggagaag GTGGAGACGATGAAAGCTGTGAGCTTCATGTATGTTCGCCCTCCGGGTTACAATGCAGAAAGTGCAAAAGCAGCAGAGATTGCAGATGAGAGGAGGAGGCTGGAACAAGATAATAGCCCTCCAGACTCTACAGCTGGTGCTCCCCCTGCAAT GGTTCCAGAAACCATGCAGGGTAAGGGTCATTCAAATGGGGATAGGAAGAAGCCAAGGCCAAAAGATGTCTTTGGTCGTGCTTTACCGACAGAAGAAGAATTCGAAGTCTTGAAAAATGCTCCACGGTATATCTATTTCTTTTGTAccattttccatttctttttgtaTTGGAAATGTACTTTTAGATTATTAGATATCAAAGTTCAAACATGGTCACTGTTGTGA